In one Leptogranulimonas caecicola genomic region, the following are encoded:
- a CDS encoding ROK family protein, whose amino-acid sequence MDPTRVVAVDIGGTKIATGIVTFDGDSFPEVSSVERIPTDPLRGGTSVLHDVIRSIKAAIECAEGPVAGVGISTGGVVNPKTGDITYANEMMPGWSGTKLGSEVASATGLSCRVLNDVHAHALGEARWGGGKGMSSVLVVAIGTGISGAIVDNGKLRLGVHDMAGNIGHMACEEAAGIPCTCGATGHLESIAAGPAIVEEYIRLSGNDKDAQDNPIGGAAISQMAESGDQAAIAAEERSGLGLGGVLASAANLIDPEAIILSGSVVECGPVWHNALARGYASRVMEPVRDLPIERGALGNDAPLLGAAEHFIDDGYEK is encoded by the coding sequence ATGGACCCTACCCGTGTAGTTGCGGTAGACATTGGCGGCACTAAAATCGCTACGGGCATCGTCACCTTTGATGGTGATTCCTTCCCTGAAGTTTCCTCTGTAGAAAGGATTCCCACCGATCCCTTACGCGGCGGTACGAGTGTGCTCCATGATGTGATCCGCTCTATCAAAGCAGCCATTGAGTGTGCCGAAGGACCTGTTGCAGGCGTTGGCATCTCTACCGGTGGTGTGGTGAATCCCAAAACCGGCGATATCACCTATGCCAACGAGATGATGCCGGGTTGGTCTGGCACCAAATTAGGGTCTGAAGTCGCTTCTGCCACGGGCCTTTCTTGTCGTGTGCTCAACGACGTGCATGCCCATGCGCTGGGCGAAGCTCGGTGGGGCGGCGGCAAAGGCATGTCTTCTGTGTTGGTGGTGGCCATTGGCACTGGAATCTCCGGCGCCATTGTCGACAACGGGAAACTGCGCCTTGGCGTTCACGATATGGCCGGCAATATTGGCCATATGGCCTGTGAGGAAGCCGCAGGCATCCCTTGTACCTGTGGAGCCACTGGCCATCTAGAGTCCATTGCCGCAGGTCCGGCTATTGTCGAAGAATATATACGTCTCTCCGGCAATGACAAAGACGCCCAGGACAACCCTATTGGCGGCGCTGCCATATCTCAGATGGCTGAGTCTGGAGATCAGGCTGCTATTGCTGCCGAGGAAAGAAGCGGCCTTGGCTTGGGCGGCGTACTTGCTTCCGCGGCAAATTTGATCGATCCGGAAGCCATTATTCTCTCTGGCTCTGTGGTCGAATGCGGTCCTGTATGGCATAACGCACTTGCCCGTGGCTACGCATCGCGTGTGATGGAGCCTGTGCGCGATCTTCCTATCGAGCGCGGAGCTCTTGGTAATGATGCGCCCCTCTTAGGAGCCGCAGAACACTTCATTGATGACGGCTACGAGAAGTAA
- a CDS encoding C1 family peptidase: protein MDTSVTGELCERAQERFSKERANIVAKNAVSSVGVRAAARVPEGVGANAMAFDIDLVQGDRCDQQRSGRCWMFASLNTMRQRIIERLDLKTFELSQAYPLFFDKLEKSNWFLNNIIDTASEPLDGRLVAFLLTDPIGDGGQWDMFRSLVKKYGVVPKEAMPETACSRNTSEMDSYLTRYLRGCALRLRRAVSEGATPNELNELRQTMMCDVWSLLETCLGEPPKEFDVRLRSKDNELVLSGTYTPQSFFAQVVQMDVDTLVSCINAETADKPLMHTFTVSRLGNVIEDGGVRYLNLPMKRLKELAVAQLKDGRPVWFGCDVAQSYLRDEGMMSCEALQVDELFGFAVEGCLNREERLDYGESVMTHAMVLEGVRLDAHGDPEIWKVENSWGKDHGRNGFDTITDDWFDQYVYQIVIDKAYLTDEERTVYDTCEPIVLAPWDPMGSLAK from the coding sequence ATGGATACATCGGTTACTGGCGAGCTTTGCGAGCGCGCTCAGGAGCGCTTTTCTAAGGAACGAGCCAATATCGTGGCGAAAAATGCCGTGAGCTCGGTGGGAGTGAGGGCTGCTGCGCGTGTGCCCGAGGGCGTTGGTGCCAACGCTATGGCTTTCGATATCGATCTGGTTCAGGGCGACCGCTGCGACCAGCAACGTTCTGGCCGTTGCTGGATGTTTGCCAGCCTCAATACCATGCGCCAGCGCATTATTGAACGCTTGGACCTCAAGACCTTCGAGCTTTCCCAAGCCTATCCCCTTTTCTTTGACAAGCTGGAAAAATCCAACTGGTTTTTAAATAACATCATCGATACGGCTTCAGAGCCTCTAGACGGGCGTCTGGTGGCTTTTCTACTCACCGATCCCATCGGCGACGGCGGCCAATGGGATATGTTCCGTTCCTTGGTCAAGAAGTACGGCGTTGTACCCAAGGAAGCCATGCCCGAGACCGCCTGCTCGCGCAACACCTCTGAGATGGACTCCTATCTCACCCGCTACCTACGCGGATGCGCCTTGCGCCTTCGCAGGGCTGTCTCTGAAGGCGCCACGCCCAATGAGCTCAACGAGCTTCGCCAAACCATGATGTGCGACGTTTGGAGCCTCTTGGAAACCTGCCTTGGCGAGCCTCCCAAAGAGTTCGACGTACGCTTGCGCTCCAAAGACAACGAGCTCGTGCTTTCAGGCACCTACACTCCTCAAAGCTTCTTTGCCCAGGTAGTGCAGATGGACGTGGACACTCTCGTCTCTTGCATCAATGCAGAAACTGCCGATAAGCCCCTCATGCACACCTTCACGGTTTCCAGGCTTGGCAACGTCATCGAAGACGGAGGTGTGCGCTATCTCAACCTGCCTATGAAACGCCTGAAGGAGCTGGCAGTGGCTCAGCTCAAAGACGGCCGCCCTGTATGGTTTGGCTGTGACGTCGCCCAGAGCTACCTGCGTGACGAAGGCATGATGAGTTGCGAGGCCCTGCAGGTAGACGAGCTCTTTGGCTTTGCGGTGGAGGGCTGCCTCAACCGAGAAGAGCGCCTTGACTATGGAGAGAGCGTCATGACTCACGCCATGGTATTGGAAGGCGTGCGTCTTGATGCTCATGGCGATCCGGAGATTTGGAAGGTGGAGAATTCCTGGGGCAAGGATCATGGCCGCAACGGCTTCGACACGATCACCGACGATTGGTTTGACCAATACGTCTATCAGATAGTCATAGACAAGGCCTATCTCACTGACGAAGAGCGTACCGTCTACGACACCTGCGAGCCCATTGTATTGGCTCCTTGGGATCCAATGGGTTCCCTGGCTAAATAA
- a CDS encoding dihydrodipicolinate synthase family protein, which produces MSSDFKISGVVPPVVVPMAEDGSIDREAYEKHLNRMIDAGIDGLFFLGSSGEVAFSTDERRSEIIEIGMEINQGRLPVLAGCIDMQTNRVIEHARAMEQLGVDAIVATAPFYAIPGPGVIANHFRAIHEAVDLPLFAYDIPVCVNTKLGWQELAMLGAEGTLAGVKDSSGDDVSFRFLVRENDRNGHPMSLLTGHEVVVDGAYLAGADGSVPGLANIDPVSYVKMWKAYQAGDWAQVKAIQDYLADLMLITQVTVGVGGYGAGVGAFKTALKEMGIFNTNRMPSPVDALEGENVEAIHSVLVDAGLI; this is translated from the coding sequence ATGAGCTCGGATTTCAAGATCTCCGGTGTTGTTCCTCCCGTAGTCGTCCCCATGGCAGAGGACGGCTCCATTGACCGCGAGGCCTATGAGAAGCACCTCAACCGCATGATCGATGCCGGTATTGACGGCCTTTTCTTCCTGGGCTCCTCTGGCGAGGTAGCCTTCTCTACCGACGAGCGTCGCAGTGAGATCATCGAGATCGGCATGGAGATCAACCAGGGGCGCCTGCCGGTTCTCGCTGGCTGCATCGATATGCAGACCAACCGTGTAATCGAACACGCACGTGCTATGGAGCAGCTGGGTGTTGACGCCATCGTCGCCACCGCGCCTTTCTATGCCATTCCCGGCCCCGGCGTGATTGCCAATCACTTTCGCGCCATTCATGAGGCGGTAGACCTCCCGCTCTTTGCCTACGACATCCCTGTATGCGTCAATACCAAGCTGGGTTGGCAAGAGCTGGCTATGCTTGGCGCCGAGGGTACGCTGGCCGGTGTTAAGGATTCTTCGGGTGATGACGTGTCATTCCGTTTCTTGGTCCGCGAAAACGACCGCAACGGCCACCCCATGAGCCTGCTTACTGGCCATGAGGTAGTGGTTGACGGCGCATATCTGGCTGGTGCCGATGGTTCTGTGCCCGGCCTTGCCAATATCGATCCTGTCTCCTATGTCAAGATGTGGAAGGCCTATCAGGCTGGTGACTGGGCACAGGTCAAGGCCATTCAGGACTACCTGGCAGACCTTATGCTCATCACCCAGGTCACTGTTGGCGTTGGTGGCTATGGCGCAGGTGTTGGCGCCTTTAAGACCGCTCTTAAAGAAATGGGCATCTTTAACACCAACCGCATGCCTTCCCCTGTGGATGCTCTCGAGGGCGAGAATGTCGAGGCTATTCACTCTGTGCTGGTAGATGCCGGTTTGATCTAG
- a CDS encoding N-acetylmannosamine-6-phosphate 2-epimerase — protein sequence MSVHPLVQSLKGTLIVSVQAYPGEPLRHPETMAQISRACELGGASAIRCQGLSDISAIKGRVEIPVIGLWKEGHEGVYITPTLRHARACSMAGADIVALDATDRPRPDGLTFEETVTALKKDGVLLMADCSSIEDIRRGFAVGCDICSTTLSHAGAAIDQAATQGPNLGLLRQASEEFPGKPVICEGSVHCPQDAKDAIDAGAWAVVVGTAITHPTSLTSWFCDAVR from the coding sequence ATGTCAGTTCATCCACTGGTGCAATCGCTAAAAGGCACCCTTATCGTTTCCGTCCAGGCCTATCCCGGTGAGCCTCTCCGTCATCCTGAGACTATGGCCCAAATTTCTCGTGCATGTGAGCTAGGAGGCGCCTCCGCTATTCGCTGCCAAGGCCTCTCAGACATCTCTGCCATCAAGGGCCGCGTAGAGATTCCCGTCATCGGTCTTTGGAAGGAAGGCCACGAAGGTGTCTACATCACCCCTACGTTGCGCCATGCGCGGGCATGCTCTATGGCAGGTGCTGACATAGTTGCTCTTGACGCAACGGACAGGCCTCGACCTGATGGCCTCACATTCGAAGAGACTGTAACCGCTCTCAAAAAAGACGGCGTGCTGCTCATGGCCGACTGCTCTTCCATTGAAGACATTCGTCGGGGCTTCGCTGTTGGATGCGATATCTGCTCCACGACGCTCTCTCATGCCGGTGCAGCCATTGACCAGGCGGCCACTCAGGGTCCCAACCTTGGGCTTCTTCGCCAAGCCTCTGAAGAATTCCCTGGCAAACCAGTGATTTGCGAGGGCAGCGTTCATTGTCCCCAAGATGCCAAAGACGCCATCGACGCAGGTGCCTGGGCAGTAGTCGTTGGCACCGCTATCACACACCCTACCTCTCTTACCAGCTGGTTCTGTGATGCAGTGCGATAG
- a CDS encoding HAD family hydrolase produces MSVHNIVFDMGGVLLDWNPFSYASQVSDSQEDADLIFEALFMNHAWSLGDSGTPSDQWVLESALSKLPERLHRACEVAWRTYPEMQAVISETNELGRQLHEAGFGVYILSNVSNRFREELEPRIPLSSCTDGILISAEELLMKPDPRIFTRFCQRFDVDADDCLFVDDLELNCQGARAAGWHAFHFNGAIEPLKCEVSKLMGFNC; encoded by the coding sequence ATGAGCGTGCATAATATCGTATTTGATATGGGTGGTGTGCTTTTGGATTGGAATCCCTTCTCCTATGCATCTCAGGTGAGCGACTCGCAAGAGGATGCGGACCTGATCTTTGAAGCCCTCTTTATGAATCATGCCTGGTCCTTGGGGGACTCGGGCACCCCCTCTGATCAATGGGTGCTCGAGTCTGCCCTCTCTAAGCTGCCAGAGCGCCTTCATAGGGCCTGTGAGGTTGCTTGGCGCACCTATCCTGAGATGCAAGCAGTCATCTCCGAGACCAATGAGCTTGGTCGCCAACTGCATGAGGCAGGCTTTGGCGTCTACATCCTCTCAAACGTGAGCAATCGCTTTAGAGAAGAGCTTGAACCAAGGATTCCCTTAAGTTCTTGCACCGATGGGATTTTGATCTCTGCTGAGGAGCTTCTTATGAAGCCGGATCCTCGTATATTCACCCGTTTTTGCCAACGATTTGACGTGGATGCTGATGACTGTCTGTTTGTAGACGACCTGGAACTCAATTGCCAAGGCGCTCGAGCAGCAGGTTGGCACGCATTTCATTTCAATGGCGCAATAGAGCCTCTTAAATGCGAGGTCTCCAAGCTTATGGGGTTTAACTGCTAG
- a CDS encoding ABC transporter ATP-binding protein has product MSDTTTQTPTAVNDGTIDGVQPIIFLDDVKVTFKTRTGSLLHPNLVHAVKGVTMRVMPGKTLGIVGESGCGKSTTANVMCGLQPPTSGKVFFKGKDVTKRTAADRKHIGSVLSVVFQDPATALNARMSVHDQLLDPMLVHKVGDPDSREDRIRELIGLVGLPSSALDALPGQLSGGQRQRVAIARALSIGPDCIIADEPTSALDVSVRAQILNLLTDLKHELGLAMVFISHDIQTVRYISDEICVMNGGTVVEHGNAKQIFEDPKDPYTKLLLGAAPSLLHPKI; this is encoded by the coding sequence ATGAGCGACACCACGACTCAAACTCCCACCGCGGTAAACGACGGGACTATCGACGGCGTCCAGCCCATCATCTTCCTTGACGACGTGAAGGTGACTTTCAAGACTCGTACCGGCTCCCTGCTCCACCCCAACCTGGTGCATGCGGTGAAGGGTGTTACCATGCGCGTCATGCCTGGTAAAACTTTAGGCATCGTAGGCGAGTCCGGCTGCGGCAAGTCCACCACCGCCAACGTGATGTGCGGCCTTCAGCCCCCCACTTCCGGCAAGGTCTTCTTCAAGGGCAAAGACGTCACCAAGCGTACGGCTGCCGATCGCAAGCACATCGGTTCGGTGCTGTCCGTGGTCTTTCAAGACCCAGCCACCGCGCTCAACGCCCGCATGTCTGTGCACGACCAGCTTCTGGATCCCATGTTGGTGCACAAGGTGGGCGACCCCGACTCCCGCGAGGATCGAATCCGCGAGCTCATTGGTCTTGTCGGCCTTCCTTCTTCTGCTTTGGATGCCCTGCCCGGACAGCTCTCCGGCGGTCAACGCCAGCGTGTGGCCATTGCCCGCGCGCTGTCCATCGGCCCTGACTGCATCATCGCCGACGAGCCCACCTCGGCCCTCGACGTGTCGGTGCGTGCCCAGATCCTGAATCTGCTTACCGACCTCAAGCACGAGCTGGGTTTGGCTATGGTCTTCATTAGCCATGACATCCAAACTGTGCGCTACATCTCTGATGAGATCTGCGTCATGAATGGCGGCACCGTGGTAGAGCATGGCAATGCCAAGCAGATCTTCGAGGATCCCAAGGATCCCTATACCAAGCTTCTATTGGGAGCAGCTCCTTCGCTGCTCCACCCCAAGATCTAG
- a CDS encoding TIGR03915 family putative DNA repair protein — translation MPLPLPITALNETSKASSRSSEILNTLESETCKFVGSLQKLAIQGQRLCLGCIPSAEGMLTAVGALYLARVPEECARLIVPTTGQARLDEVYLSAPCDATLATYVFEGFIRATFGAKGMPQYVRDPKTMVTYIAAQVQNPSMPEILHRYVRCGFTFGKKIGTHGADPLIAEAEALATSTSSEAEHLRQFVRFSRLADGSFFAQFRPKADVVPLAAGYFKRRMGEERFCLLDPVHGSAALYGDHHLGIMKLDPLEAELLASQTALLAQDEPYVRALWKGFYDAVTLPHRTKMQRGYDLRQQFMPQRLWAYLPELDPRTDTAWTWIPPIYRGNAPLASKMLNAPVGKRESLPASPEETEES, via the coding sequence ATGCCGCTGCCTCTTCCTATAACCGCACTCAACGAAACCTCCAAGGCCAGCTCTCGCTCTTCTGAGATCCTGAATACCCTCGAGTCGGAAACCTGCAAATTTGTGGGCTCACTTCAAAAGCTCGCTATTCAAGGGCAGCGTCTTTGTCTAGGCTGCATCCCTTCTGCAGAAGGGATGCTTACAGCAGTGGGAGCGCTCTATCTAGCCCGTGTTCCTGAGGAATGCGCTCGCCTTATCGTCCCTACAACCGGACAAGCTAGACTGGATGAGGTCTATCTCTCTGCGCCTTGTGATGCGACTTTGGCGACGTACGTGTTTGAAGGATTCATCAGGGCCACTTTTGGAGCCAAAGGGATGCCACAATATGTGCGCGATCCAAAGACCATGGTGACCTATATAGCAGCCCAGGTACAAAATCCTTCTATGCCAGAAATCTTGCATCGTTATGTGCGATGTGGCTTTACTTTTGGAAAAAAGATTGGAACCCATGGGGCAGACCCTCTGATCGCCGAGGCAGAGGCGTTGGCCACAAGCACCTCTTCAGAGGCAGAACATCTTCGTCAGTTTGTGAGGTTCTCACGGCTAGCAGATGGTTCGTTTTTTGCCCAATTCCGGCCAAAGGCAGACGTGGTGCCTCTGGCCGCAGGCTATTTCAAGCGAAGGATGGGTGAAGAGAGATTCTGCCTATTGGATCCAGTTCATGGATCTGCTGCTCTCTATGGAGACCATCATTTGGGAATCATGAAGCTTGATCCCCTTGAGGCAGAGCTACTAGCCTCTCAAACCGCATTATTGGCTCAAGACGAACCCTATGTCCGTGCACTCTGGAAAGGCTTTTATGATGCGGTGACATTGCCTCATAGGACAAAAATGCAGCGAGGCTATGATCTTCGACAGCAGTTTATGCCACAGAGGCTATGGGCTTATCTTCCCGAGCTGGACCCTCGAACAGATACGGCCTGGACTTGGATTCCACCAATCTATCGTGGAAATGCTCCTTTGGCCTCGAAGATGCTGAATGCACCTGTTGGCAAGAGAGAATCGCTGCCTGCCTCTCCTGAAGAGACAGAGGAAAGTTGA
- a CDS encoding IMPACT family protein, which yields MDSYTTIAPDSCATAELVDRKSRFIAQLKAISSEQDASSFLEEVRKEHYDARHHVCAWILASGEKRASDDGEPQRTAGMPVLEVLEGAGLRDVCCIVTRYFGGTLLGPGGLIRAYSGAAKLAVEAAQTDGDLVDMRSITKVVTCIPYSAYDKVRRMAEDAHGKIEGSLFTDEVQLTLVFCTGDELAFCSALKDFANGEDLCLVHEPIFGPF from the coding sequence ATGGATAGTTACACCACGATAGCCCCCGACAGCTGTGCTACCGCCGAGTTGGTAGATAGGAAGAGCCGCTTTATCGCCCAACTTAAAGCCATCTCTTCCGAGCAAGATGCCTCATCATTTTTAGAGGAAGTAAGAAAAGAGCACTATGATGCCCGTCATCATGTATGCGCATGGATTCTAGCGTCTGGAGAAAAGCGCGCCAGCGATGACGGGGAGCCCCAGCGAACCGCAGGGATGCCTGTATTAGAAGTGCTGGAAGGCGCCGGATTGCGCGATGTGTGCTGCATTGTCACCCGCTATTTTGGCGGTACACTGCTGGGGCCAGGAGGACTTATCAGAGCTTATTCCGGAGCAGCAAAACTTGCTGTAGAAGCAGCTCAAACAGACGGCGATCTTGTGGACATGCGATCTATTACCAAGGTAGTGACATGCATCCCTTACAGCGCCTATGACAAAGTGCGCAGGATGGCCGAGGACGCCCATGGCAAGATAGAAGGATCCCTCTTTACTGATGAAGTGCAGCTCACTTTGGTATTTTGCACTGGTGATGAGCTGGCGTTTTGCTCAGCCCTGAAAGATTTTGCCAATGGCGAGGATCTCTGCCTGGTCCATGAGCCCATTTTTGGGCCTTTCTAA
- a CDS encoding putative DNA modification/repair radical SAM protein: MDTLSKLSILADAAKYDAACTSSGADRAPRKGMLGMASSSGCCHSFTPDGRCITLLKVLMSNACTYDCAYCVNRRSAGGLRATFEPKELAALTIDFYKRNYIEGLFLSSGVLGEPNATCERMIETLRLLREDYRFNGYIHAKAIPGVAPELIDRLGRLADRISVNIELPSSASLHTLCPQKQGADILKPMRQIHDTLQQEKLLGAGGKGNSGAGSYLSTVKPPLPAENSHHQLPERTGQRPQLFRSTSASSAFAPAGQATQLIVGASPEDDNHILKLSSSLYKTYGLKRVFFSAYMPVIEDSRLPHPETPVPLRREHRLYQADWLMRFYGFDADELVSPEAPFLDLEVDPKLAWALTHMEQFPIEVNTASKGDLLRVPGIGPVGVRKILRARKSHQLTFDDLKRLKLTMRRACHFLTCGGQRDPQSPAHPEQIRELVIQDAAASSYNRTQRNLQGQLSLF, from the coding sequence ATGGATACCCTGTCTAAACTCTCAATACTGGCAGATGCCGCCAAGTATGATGCAGCCTGCACATCTTCAGGTGCGGATAGGGCCCCTCGAAAAGGCATGCTAGGCATGGCGAGCAGCAGCGGATGTTGCCACAGTTTCACCCCTGATGGTCGCTGCATTACACTGCTAAAAGTCCTCATGTCTAATGCATGCACCTATGACTGCGCCTATTGCGTCAATAGGCGTAGTGCAGGAGGTCTGCGAGCCACTTTCGAGCCAAAAGAATTAGCGGCGCTCACCATAGATTTTTACAAACGCAACTATATAGAGGGTCTTTTTTTAAGCTCAGGAGTGCTTGGCGAGCCAAATGCCACCTGTGAGCGCATGATAGAAACGCTCCGTCTACTAAGAGAAGATTACCGATTTAACGGATACATACACGCAAAGGCAATCCCCGGGGTGGCTCCGGAGCTCATTGACCGCTTGGGAAGATTGGCAGACAGGATCTCTGTCAACATCGAGCTTCCCAGCTCCGCCTCTCTTCATACGCTCTGCCCTCAAAAGCAGGGGGCGGATATCCTCAAACCCATGCGCCAGATCCATGACACTCTTCAGCAAGAAAAACTATTGGGCGCGGGAGGGAAAGGCAACAGCGGTGCAGGATCTTACCTGTCTACCGTAAAGCCTCCTCTTCCAGCCGAGAACAGCCACCATCAGCTCCCTGAAAGAACTGGGCAAAGACCGCAGTTGTTTAGAAGTACGAGTGCTTCGTCTGCCTTTGCTCCCGCAGGGCAGGCGACGCAATTAATCGTGGGGGCCTCTCCGGAAGACGACAATCACATATTGAAGCTCTCAAGCTCCCTCTATAAAACATACGGGTTGAAAAGAGTGTTTTTCTCGGCCTATATGCCGGTAATCGAGGATTCGCGCCTCCCCCATCCAGAAACTCCGGTTCCCCTTCGTAGAGAGCACCGGCTATACCAAGCAGATTGGCTCATGCGTTTTTATGGCTTTGATGCTGACGAGCTGGTGAGCCCAGAAGCACCTTTTTTGGATTTGGAAGTCGATCCAAAGTTGGCTTGGGCACTGACCCACATGGAGCAGTTCCCCATAGAGGTGAATACTGCCTCAAAAGGCGACCTTCTGAGAGTTCCGGGCATAGGGCCTGTCGGCGTTAGGAAGATATTGCGCGCTCGTAAAAGCCATCAGCTTACCTTTGATGATTTGAAAAGGCTCAAACTCACCATGCGCAGGGCGTGCCATTTTCTCACCTGTGGCGGGCAACGCGATCCACAAAGCCCTGCTCATCCAGAACAAATAAGAGAGTTGGTGATTCAAGATGCCGCTGCCTCTTCCTATAACCGCACTCAACGAAACCTCCAAGGCCAGCTCTCGCTCTTCTGA